Proteins encoded in a region of the Zea mays cultivar B73 chromosome 4, Zm-B73-REFERENCE-NAM-5.0, whole genome shotgun sequence genome:
- the LOC109945996 gene encoding uncharacterized protein isoform X2 produces the protein MVSSAAALRGTVQFHSAAESVKEKIGTTALEATAAIYNVTGAIERMQNTSKLYNYTSQAWGHLNSTVEALDSEAVEIEAKAETNMRLVSEGIRALELVTISCVTLNLVALLVLLVGRPLRLQKLCCLCMAFCWILTALFWMYFGLYYFFDKFAGDTCVALDEYQLNPQNSTLAAIIPCSRKLSADVILHDVGAGIHDIIDQVNSNIYTIKSEYPVKQLDYICNPFTGPPQYQYRPENCPSGAATIGDIPQILKRLTCSDFGGGANCRPADLSSAIDYDKVQSYTSSIQNVLDIFPGTERLVSCELVKAGFADIVDNQCAPLRRGARGAWAALAALSASMVLLILLVLVATNARHPGDDRLSVRHLTSSTNSEISEAEFAEMHAKKVRVRVGP, from the exons AT GGTTTCTTCAGCGGCGGCGCTTCGCGGCACGGTACAGTTCCACTCAGCGGCAGAATCCGTGAAGGAGAAGATCGGGACGACCGCACTCGAGGCTACAGCGGCAATCTACAACGTAACAGGTGCCATCGAGAGGATGCAGAACACGTCGAAGCTATACAACTACACCAGCCAGGCTTGGGGCCATCTCAACTCCACGGTCGAGGCGCTCGACTCCGAAGCCGTGGAGATCGAGGCGAAGGCGGAGACGAACATGCGCTTGGTTAGCGAGGGAATCAGGGCTCT GGAACTTGTGACGATTTCATGTGTGACGCTGAATCTTGTCGCACTACTGGTGTTGCTGG TAGGGAGGCCTCTAAGGCTGCAAAAGCTCTGTTGCTT GTGCATGGCCTTCTGCTGGATACTGACAGCACTGTTCTGGATGTACTTCGGCCTGTACTACTTCTTCGACAAGTTTGCCGGCGACACGTGCGTTGCCCTGGACGAGTACCAGCTGAACCCTCAGAACAGCACGCTGGCCGCCATCATACCCTGCAGCAGGAAGCTCTCCGCTGACGTGATCCTGCACGACGTCGGCGCGGGCATCCATGACATCATTGACCAGGTGAACTCAAACATCTACACGATAAAGTCAGAGTACCCGGTGAAGCAGCTGGACTACATCTGCAACCCCTTCACCGGGCCGCCGCAGTACCAGTACCGGCCGGAGAACTGCCCCTCCGGCGCCGCCACCATCGGTGACATCCCGCAG ATCCTGAAGAGGCTGACGTGCTCGGACTTCGGCGGCGGCGCCAACTGCCGCCCGGCCGACCTCTCGTCGGCGATCGACTACGACAAGGTGCAGTCGTACACGAGCTCCATCCAGAACGTGCTGGACATCTTCCCGGGCACGGAGCGCCTGGTGAGCTGTGAGCTGGTGAAGGCCGGCTTCGCGGACATCGTGGACAACCAGTGCGCCCCGCTGCGGCGCGGCGCGCGCGGGGCGTGGGCCGCGCTCGCCGCGCTGTCCGCCTCCATGGTGCTGCTGATCCTGCTCGTGCTCGTGGCGACCAACGCGCGCCACCCCGGCGACGACCGCCTGTCCGTGCGCCACCTGACGTCGTCGACCAACTCGGAGATCTCGGAGGCGGAGTTCGCCGAGATGCACGCCAAGAAAGTGCGGGTCAGGGTCGGGCCATGA
- the LOC109945996 gene encoding uncharacterized protein isoform X1 translates to MEPRSRRLEQLVFLLCFIAAITCRLHAQAQAQTTLQRPKSSAHNGAARRDLSEMGNGSESVLSRRTRRVDPLDGLRKYEGGYNITDRHYWSSAIFTGRFGYLMSGLWITGGIVFAAVLLVSKIFFPRKKERYTDLDYFLERYQVLTVVLCVLLTALVMVSSAAALRGTVQFHSAAESVKEKIGTTALEATAAIYNVTGAIERMQNTSKLYNYTSQAWGHLNSTVEALDSEAVEIEAKAETNMRLVSEGIRALELVTISCVTLNLVALLVLLVGRPLRLQKLCCLCMAFCWILTALFWMYFGLYYFFDKFAGDTCVALDEYQLNPQNSTLAAIIPCSRKLSADVILHDVGAGIHDIIDQVNSNIYTIKSEYPVKQLDYICNPFTGPPQYQYRPENCPSGAATIGDIPQILKRLTCSDFGGGANCRPADLSSAIDYDKVQSYTSSIQNVLDIFPGTERLVSCELVKAGFADIVDNQCAPLRRGARGAWAALAALSASMVLLILLVLVATNARHPGDDRLSVRHLTSSTNSEISEAEFAEMHAKKVRVRVGP, encoded by the exons ATGGAACCGAGGAGCAGGAGGTTAGAGCAGTTGGTGTTCCTGCTCTGCTTCATCGCGGCGATCACATGCAGGCTACACGCACAAGCCCAGGCCCAAACGACTCTGCAACGCCCCAAAAGCTCAGCTCACAATGGAGCAG CGCGTAGGGATTTGTCAGAGATGGGAAACGGATCGGAGAGCGTGCTGTCAAGGAGAACGAGGAGGGTCGATCCTCTTGATGGACTGAGGAAATACGAGGGAGGCTACAACATCACTGACAGGCACTACTGGAGT TCGGCCATATTTACAGGTAGATTTGGATATCTGATGTCAGGACTATGGATTACCGGTGGCATCGTTTTCGCTGCTGTCCTTCTCGTCTCCAAGATCTTCTTcccgagaaagaaagaaagatacACTGACCTCGACTATTTCCTCGAGAGATATCAAGTTTTGACCGTGGTACTCTGTGTCCTCCTCACAGCACTCGTCAT GGTTTCTTCAGCGGCGGCGCTTCGCGGCACGGTACAGTTCCACTCAGCGGCAGAATCCGTGAAGGAGAAGATCGGGACGACCGCACTCGAGGCTACAGCGGCAATCTACAACGTAACAGGTGCCATCGAGAGGATGCAGAACACGTCGAAGCTATACAACTACACCAGCCAGGCTTGGGGCCATCTCAACTCCACGGTCGAGGCGCTCGACTCCGAAGCCGTGGAGATCGAGGCGAAGGCGGAGACGAACATGCGCTTGGTTAGCGAGGGAATCAGGGCTCT GGAACTTGTGACGATTTCATGTGTGACGCTGAATCTTGTCGCACTACTGGTGTTGCTGG TAGGGAGGCCTCTAAGGCTGCAAAAGCTCTGTTGCTT GTGCATGGCCTTCTGCTGGATACTGACAGCACTGTTCTGGATGTACTTCGGCCTGTACTACTTCTTCGACAAGTTTGCCGGCGACACGTGCGTTGCCCTGGACGAGTACCAGCTGAACCCTCAGAACAGCACGCTGGCCGCCATCATACCCTGCAGCAGGAAGCTCTCCGCTGACGTGATCCTGCACGACGTCGGCGCGGGCATCCATGACATCATTGACCAGGTGAACTCAAACATCTACACGATAAAGTCAGAGTACCCGGTGAAGCAGCTGGACTACATCTGCAACCCCTTCACCGGGCCGCCGCAGTACCAGTACCGGCCGGAGAACTGCCCCTCCGGCGCCGCCACCATCGGTGACATCCCGCAG ATCCTGAAGAGGCTGACGTGCTCGGACTTCGGCGGCGGCGCCAACTGCCGCCCGGCCGACCTCTCGTCGGCGATCGACTACGACAAGGTGCAGTCGTACACGAGCTCCATCCAGAACGTGCTGGACATCTTCCCGGGCACGGAGCGCCTGGTGAGCTGTGAGCTGGTGAAGGCCGGCTTCGCGGACATCGTGGACAACCAGTGCGCCCCGCTGCGGCGCGGCGCGCGCGGGGCGTGGGCCGCGCTCGCCGCGCTGTCCGCCTCCATGGTGCTGCTGATCCTGCTCGTGCTCGTGGCGACCAACGCGCGCCACCCCGGCGACGACCGCCTGTCCGTGCGCCACCTGACGTCGTCGACCAACTCGGAGATCTCGGAGGCGGAGTTCGCCGAGATGCACGCCAAGAAAGTGCGGGTCAGGGTCGGGCCATGA